Proteins from a genomic interval of Aquabacterium sp. J223:
- the secE gene encoding preprotein translocase subunit SecE translates to MSTNPQVETVSSGADKAKLAAAAALMVGGVVAFYLLGQKDLWLRVVALLALLAAAVAVFFTSESGRQLIAFGQDSVRETKKVVWPARKEAMQMTLYVFGFVVLMALFLWLTDKTLEWLLYSLILDMRP, encoded by the coding sequence ATGTCCACCAACCCTCAAGTCGAGACCGTCTCCAGCGGTGCGGACAAGGCCAAGCTGGCCGCGGCCGCCGCGTTGATGGTCGGCGGCGTGGTCGCCTTCTACCTGCTGGGCCAGAAGGACCTGTGGCTGCGCGTCGTCGCGCTGCTGGCGTTGCTGGCCGCCGCCGTGGCGGTGTTCTTCACCTCCGAGTCGGGCCGGCAGCTGATCGCCTTCGGCCAGGACTCGGTGCGCGAGACCAAGAAGGTCGTCTGGCCCGCCCGCAAGGAGGCGATGCAGATGACGCTGTACGTCTTCGGCTTCGTGGTGCTGATGGCGCTGTTCCTGTGGCTCACCGACAAGACCCTGGAGTGGCTGCTCTACAGCCTGATCCTGGACATGAGGCCGTGA
- a CDS encoding anthranilate synthase component II, whose translation MLLMIDNYDSFTFNLVQYFGELGEDVRVVRNDEITLEGIADLRPDHLVLSPGPCSPAEAGVCIDAIRHFTGRLPILGVCLGHQAMGAALGGKVVRAQRQMHGKASTITTDRQGVFADLPERFEVIRYHSLVIERESLPTVLEVTASATDDGEIMGVRHKDLAGTATPLEGVQFHPESILSEHGHALLRNFLRAGRA comes from the coding sequence ATGCTGCTGATGATCGACAACTACGACAGCTTCACCTTCAACCTGGTGCAGTACTTCGGCGAACTCGGCGAGGACGTGCGGGTGGTGCGCAACGACGAGATCACGCTCGAAGGCATCGCCGACCTGCGGCCGGACCACCTGGTGCTGTCGCCCGGGCCCTGCTCGCCGGCCGAGGCCGGCGTCTGCATCGACGCCATCCGCCACTTCACCGGCAGGCTGCCCATCCTCGGCGTCTGCCTGGGCCACCAGGCGATGGGCGCCGCGCTTGGCGGCAAGGTGGTGAGGGCGCAGCGCCAGATGCACGGCAAGGCCAGCACCATCACCACCGACCGCCAGGGCGTGTTCGCCGACCTGCCCGAGCGCTTCGAGGTCATCCGCTACCACTCGCTGGTGATCGAGCGCGAGTCGCTGCCGACGGTGCTGGAGGTGACCGCCAGCGCCACCGACGACGGCGAGATCATGGGCGTGCGTCACAAGGACCTGGCCGGCACCGCCACGCCGCTGGAGGGCGTGCAGTTCCATCCGGAGTCCATCCTGTCGGAGCATGGCCATGCGCTGCTGCGCAACTTCCTGCGCGCGGGCCGCGCGTGA
- the trpD gene encoding anthranilate phosphoribosyltransferase: MILSDVDALTRVIEHREIFHDEMLALMRRIMRGETSPVMIAALAIGLRVKKETIGEITAAAQVMREFATPVPVADRQHLVDIVGTGGDGAHTFNISTAATFVAAAAGARVAKHGGRSVSSTSGSADVMEALGADIQLTPEQVAQCLAATGIGFMFAPNHHASMKHAAPVRKELGVRTLFNILGPLTNPAGAENTLMGVFHPDLVGIQVRVLQRLQSRHVMVVHGLNGMDEISLSGETLVGELRDGQVREYTLHPSDFGLPVYDSRVLRVANRDESVACIRRALANEDGPVRDIVLLNAGAALYCAGVASSIEDGIGRARTAVSSGAAAAKVEAFVAFTRRVKEGAA; encoded by the coding sequence ATGATCCTGTCAGACGTCGACGCGCTGACCCGCGTCATCGAGCACCGCGAGATCTTCCACGACGAGATGCTGGCGCTGATGCGCCGCATCATGCGCGGGGAAACCTCGCCGGTGATGATCGCCGCGCTGGCCATCGGCCTGCGGGTGAAGAAGGAGACGATCGGCGAGATCACCGCCGCGGCCCAGGTGATGCGCGAGTTCGCCACGCCGGTGCCGGTGGCCGACCGGCAGCACCTGGTCGACATCGTCGGCACCGGCGGCGACGGCGCGCACACCTTCAACATCTCCACCGCGGCCACCTTCGTCGCCGCCGCGGCCGGCGCCCGGGTGGCCAAGCACGGCGGGCGCAGCGTGTCGTCGACCAGCGGCAGCGCCGACGTGATGGAGGCGCTGGGCGCCGACATCCAGCTCACGCCCGAGCAGGTGGCGCAGTGCCTGGCGGCCACCGGCATCGGCTTCATGTTCGCGCCCAACCACCATGCGTCGATGAAGCACGCGGCGCCGGTGCGCAAGGAATTGGGCGTGCGCACGCTGTTCAACATCCTGGGGCCGCTGACCAACCCGGCCGGCGCCGAGAACACGCTGATGGGCGTCTTCCACCCGGACCTCGTCGGCATCCAGGTGCGCGTGCTGCAGCGGCTGCAGTCGCGCCACGTGATGGTGGTGCACGGGCTGAACGGCATGGACGAGATCTCGCTGTCCGGCGAGACGCTGGTCGGCGAGCTGAGGGACGGCCAGGTGCGCGAGTACACCCTCCACCCCAGCGACTTCGGCCTGCCGGTCTACGACAGCCGGGTGCTGCGGGTGGCCAACCGCGACGAGTCGGTGGCCTGCATCCGCCGCGCGCTGGCGAACGAGGACGGCCCGGTGCGCGACATCGTGCTGCTCAACGCCGGGGCGGCGCTGTACTGCGCCGGCGTGGCGTCGTCGATCGAGGACGGCATCGGCCGCGCGCGGACCGCCGTGTCCAGCGGCGCGGCGGCGGCCAAGGTGGAGGCGTTCGTCGCGTTCACCCGTCGCGTCAAGGAAGGCGCGGCATGA
- a CDS encoding uracil-DNA glycosylase, producing MTDRQGGLFAAEAPATDSPDSALRRPLDALFDEVPGGWRAVTEPFRRSPEGRRLIQFVDDRVADGATVYPADVLRALRLTPLEAVRVVVLGQDPYHGPGQAQGLAFHVPPTCAVPPSLRNIAAEVRACGGEGAGPAPDLESWARQGVLLLNTVLTVEDGRPNSHARRGWEGLTDALIRAVSDQPRPVVFLLWGNPARAKAALVDRRRHDVLEANHPSPLAARRPPIPFIGCGHFAEANRRLTVRRPEEPPVRW from the coding sequence ATGACCGACCGGCAGGGCGGGCTGTTCGCCGCCGAGGCGCCGGCCACCGACAGTCCCGACAGCGCCCTGCGGCGACCGCTGGACGCGTTGTTCGACGAGGTGCCGGGCGGCTGGCGCGCGGTGACGGAACCCTTCCGTCGTTCGCCGGAGGGCCGTCGGTTGATCCAGTTCGTCGACGACCGTGTGGCGGACGGCGCCACCGTCTACCCGGCCGACGTGCTGCGGGCCCTGCGGCTGACGCCGCTGGAGGCGGTGCGGGTGGTCGTGCTCGGTCAGGACCCGTACCACGGGCCGGGGCAGGCCCAGGGCCTGGCCTTCCACGTGCCGCCCACATGCGCCGTGCCGCCGAGCCTGCGCAACATCGCGGCCGAGGTGCGCGCCTGCGGCGGCGAGGGCGCCGGACCGGCGCCGGACCTGGAATCGTGGGCGCGACAGGGGGTGCTGCTGCTCAACACGGTGTTGACGGTGGAGGACGGCCGTCCCAACAGCCACGCCAGACGCGGTTGGGAGGGGCTGACCGACGCGCTGATCCGCGCGGTGTCCGATCAGCCCCGGCCGGTGGTCTTCCTGCTGTGGGGCAACCCGGCGCGGGCGAAGGCGGCGCTGGTCGACCGCCGGCGTCACGACGTGCTGGAGGCCAACCACCCGTCGCCGCTCGCGGCGCGTCGACCGCCGATCCCCTTCATCGGCTGCGGCCATTTCGCCGAAGCGAACCGGCGGCTGACGGTGCGACGCCCCGAGGAGCCGCCGGTCCGCTGGTAG
- the trpC gene encoding indole-3-glycerol phosphate synthase TrpC: protein MTDILQRIVAVKREEVAALRAARPPADLRREAEAQRAGRRDFVGALRARADVGRPAVIAEVKKASPSKGVLRERFMPAEIAASYERGGAACLSVLTDRPFFQGDEAFLRQARAACSLPVLRKDFIVDELQVIEAAAMGADCILLIAACLDDAAMAGLEVCARDLGLAVLVEVHDAEELDRALRLQTPLIGVNNRNLRSFEVSLDTTIGLKPRVPADRLLVTESGILSGDDVQRLRAAGVHAFLVGEAFMRAEDPGTALAALFG, encoded by the coding sequence ATGACCGACATCCTGCAGCGCATCGTCGCAGTCAAGCGGGAGGAGGTGGCGGCGCTGCGTGCGGCGCGGCCGCCGGCCGACCTGCGGCGCGAGGCCGAGGCCCAGCGCGCCGGCCGGCGCGACTTCGTCGGCGCGCTGCGAGCCCGCGCCGACGTCGGCCGGCCGGCGGTGATCGCCGAGGTGAAGAAGGCCAGTCCCAGCAAGGGCGTGCTGCGCGAGCGCTTCATGCCGGCGGAGATCGCGGCGTCCTACGAACGCGGCGGTGCGGCCTGCCTGAGCGTGTTGACCGACCGCCCCTTCTTCCAGGGCGACGAGGCGTTCCTGCGCCAGGCGCGCGCGGCGTGTTCGCTGCCGGTGCTGCGCAAGGACTTCATCGTCGACGAACTGCAGGTGATCGAGGCGGCCGCCATGGGCGCCGATTGCATCCTGCTGATCGCCGCCTGCCTGGACGATGCGGCCATGGCGGGCCTCGAGGTCTGTGCGCGCGACCTCGGCCTGGCGGTGCTGGTCGAGGTGCACGACGCCGAGGAACTGGACCGGGCGCTGCGGCTGCAGACGCCGCTGATCGGCGTCAACAACCGCAACCTGCGCAGCTTCGAGGTGTCGCTCGACACCACGATCGGCCTCAAACCGCGGGTGCCGGCCGACCGGCTGCTGGTCACCGAGTCCGGCATCCTGAGCGGTGACGACGTGCAGCGCCTGCGCGCTGCCGGTGTGCATGCCTTCCTCGTCGGCGAGGCCTTCATGCGGGCCGAGGATCCGGGCACCGCGTTGGCCGCGCTCTTCGGCTGA
- the tuf gene encoding elongation factor Tu — MAKGKFERTKPHVNVGTIGHVDHGKTTLTAAITTVLSTKFGGEAKAYDQIDAAPEEKARGITINTAHVEYETANRHYAHVDCPGHADYVKNMITGAAQMDGAILVCSAADGPMPQTREHILLARQVGVPYIIVFLNKCDMVDDAELLELVEMEVRELLSKYDFPGDDTPIVKGSAKLAMEGDKGELGEQAIMKLAEALDTYIPTPERAVDGAFLMPVEDVFSISGRGTVVTGRVERGIIKVGEEIEIVGIRATQKTTCTGVEMFRKLLDQGQAGDNVGILLRGTKREDVERGQVLCKPGSVKPHTHFTAEIYVLSKEEGGRHTPFFNNYRPQFYFRTTDVTGAVELPKDKEMVMPGDNVAITVKLIAPIAMEEGLRFAIREGGRTVGAGVVAKILE, encoded by the coding sequence ATGGCAAAAGGCAAGTTTGAACGGACCAAGCCGCACGTGAACGTGGGCACGATTGGGCACGTGGACCATGGCAAGACGACGCTGACGGCGGCGATCACGACGGTGCTGTCGACGAAGTTCGGCGGCGAGGCCAAGGCGTACGACCAGATCGACGCGGCGCCGGAGGAGAAGGCGCGCGGCATCACGATCAACACCGCGCACGTCGAGTACGAGACGGCCAACCGTCACTACGCGCACGTCGACTGCCCGGGGCACGCCGACTACGTGAAGAACATGATCACGGGCGCGGCGCAGATGGACGGCGCGATCCTGGTGTGCTCGGCCGCGGACGGCCCGATGCCGCAGACGCGCGAGCACATCCTGCTGGCGCGCCAGGTGGGCGTGCCGTACATCATCGTGTTCCTGAACAAGTGCGACATGGTCGACGACGCCGAGCTGCTGGAGCTCGTCGAGATGGAAGTGCGCGAGCTGCTGTCCAAGTACGACTTCCCTGGTGACGACACCCCGATCGTCAAGGGCTCGGCCAAGCTGGCGATGGAAGGCGACAAGGGCGAGCTGGGCGAGCAGGCGATCATGAAGCTGGCCGAGGCGCTGGACACCTACATCCCGACGCCGGAGCGGGCGGTCGACGGAGCGTTCCTGATGCCGGTGGAGGACGTGTTCTCGATTTCGGGTCGCGGCACGGTGGTCACCGGCCGTGTCGAGCGCGGCATCATCAAGGTCGGCGAGGAAATCGAGATCGTCGGCATCCGCGCCACGCAGAAGACCACCTGCACGGGCGTGGAGATGTTCCGCAAGCTGCTGGACCAGGGGCAGGCGGGCGACAACGTGGGCATTCTGCTGCGCGGCACCAAGCGCGAGGACGTCGAGCGCGGCCAGGTGCTGTGCAAGCCGGGCTCGGTCAAGCCGCACACGCACTTCACGGCCGAGATCTACGTGCTGAGCAAGGAAGAGGGCGGGCGCCACACGCCGTTCTTCAACAACTACCGGCCGCAGTTCTACTTCCGCACGACGGACGTGACGGGTGCGGTGGAGCTGCCGAAGGACAAGGAGATGGTGATGCCGGGCGACAACGTGGCGATCACGGTCAAGCTGATCGCCCCGATCGCCATGGAAGAGGGCCTGCGCTTTGCGATCCGCGAGGGCGGCCGCACCGTCGGCGCGGGCGTCGTGGCGAAGATCCTCGAGTAA
- the gph gene encoding phosphoglycolate phosphatase (PGP is an essential enzyme in the glycolate salvage pathway in higher organisms (photorespiration in plants). Phosphoglycolate results from the oxidase activity of RubisCO in the Calvin cycle when concentrations of carbon dioxide are low relative to oxygen. This enzyme is a member of the Haloacid Dehalogenase (HAD) superfamily of aspartate-nucleophile hydrolase enzymes (PF00702).) has protein sequence MRPLPRPRAVMIDLDGTLVDTLGDFDLALNAMLADLGLPAVDRAFIERSVGKGSEHLIAATLSQAGAGPGLQPRAWDRYQRHYLRINGSAAAVYPGVVEGLQRLRALGLPLACLTNKPAAFARPLLQRLGLEGYFAHVFGGDDFPRKKPDPLPLLETCKALGTAPAATLMVGDSGNDAQAARAAGCPVVLVDYGYNHGRPVGAEDADGVIGRLDALAFD, from the coding sequence ATGAGGCCGTTGCCGAGGCCGCGCGCGGTGATGATCGACCTCGACGGCACGTTGGTCGACACGCTGGGCGACTTCGACCTGGCGCTCAACGCCATGCTGGCCGACCTCGGCCTGCCGGCGGTGGACCGGGCGTTCATCGAACGCAGCGTGGGCAAGGGCTCGGAGCACCTGATCGCGGCGACGCTGTCGCAGGCGGGCGCCGGGCCGGGCCTGCAGCCGCGGGCCTGGGACCGCTACCAGCGGCACTACCTGCGCATCAACGGCAGCGCGGCCGCCGTCTACCCCGGCGTGGTGGAGGGGCTGCAGCGGCTGCGCGCGCTCGGCCTGCCGCTGGCCTGCCTGACCAACAAGCCGGCCGCCTTCGCCCGCCCGCTGCTGCAGCGGCTGGGGCTGGAGGGGTACTTCGCCCACGTCTTCGGCGGCGACGATTTCCCGCGCAAGAAACCCGACCCGCTGCCGCTGCTCGAGACCTGCAAGGCGCTCGGCACGGCGCCCGCGGCGACGCTGATGGTCGGCGACTCGGGCAACGACGCCCAGGCCGCGCGCGCCGCCGGCTGCCCGGTGGTGCTGGTGGACTACGGCTACAACCACGGCCGGCCGGTGGGGGCGGAGGACGCCGATGGCGTCATCGGCCGGCTCGACGCGCTGGCCTTTGACTGA